The Longimicrobium sp. genome segment GTGGCGGATGCGGTACAGCAGCGGGTCGCGCAGCAGCATGTTGGGCGACGACAGGTCGATCTTCGCCCGCAGCACATGGGAGCCGTCGGGAAACTCGCCCGCCTTCATCCGCCGGAAGAGGTCCAGGTTCTCCTCCACCGATCGATCCCGGAACGCCGTCGGCCGCCCCGGCTCGGTGACGGTGCCGCGCGCCTCGCGGATCTCCTCGTCCGACGAGCTGTCCACGTACGCCAGCCCGCGCGTCACCAGGAACTCGGCGAAGCGGTACATGTCGTCGAAGTAGTCCGCCGCGTGCAGCACCTCGCCACCGAAGTCGGCGCCCAGCCAGCGGACCGTGTCTACGATGGACTCGACGTAGCTGACGTCCTCGGTCTCGGGATTGGTGTCGTCGAAGCGCAGGTTGAAGCGACCCCCCGTTTCCCGCGCGATCCCGTAGTTCAGGACGATGGACTTGGCGTGGCCGATGTGCAGGTAGCCGTTGGGCTCCGGCGGAAAGCGCGTGACGATGGACTCGTACTTCCCCGCGCGGATGTCGTCCGCGACGATGGAACGGATGAAGTCCAGCCCCTCGCGCGCGGCGAACGCCTCCGCCGGCGAACGCCCGTCGGCGCTGCTGTCCCTGCTGATGTCGGTCACGTGAAGCTCGGTTGATCCAGAGAAACCCGCATGCGGGCGCGAAACCGCGTCGGACGGCGGATCCACAAGGCAAAAGCTCGCGACAGAATAGCGCTCCCGCGGCCGATCTTCAACTGAGCCGGCTGGTCCACGCGATACGACACGGTCGAAGCCCGTTAGCGGGGCTTGGGCGCCATGAACCGAGACTCACCTGTGGCTATCTTCTCTCTTCGAGGCTCCCGGCCCGGGATTCACATGTAATTTTCGGCAGGTGCTGTCCTCGGCCGGGACGGCTCAGAAGATCAAAACGCGGTCACCACGCCCCACATCAGGTATGACAGGATTGCCGCTGGCACGATCGACAACGCACTTCCGAGCAGTGTCAGTACGAACCAACCAATGAGATTTCGTGTCCAGGCGCATGCACGATGCGCAACTCCGAGCGTGAAAACGGAATAGAGAGCAACCGTCACGACCACCGTCCAAGCCGGGCCGTCACGTGGAGATGACGCTCTGAGCCATGACCATGAGAGTGCAGCTACGATCAGGGGCAGACACCCGAGATACCAGCGCGTCCGGCCCGCCCGGATCGCGCAAACGGCGAGCACGCTCAGCGTTAAAGCGTGGCTGATTGCGACGCTTACTTCAGAATTCATCCCATCGTGCCCATACAGGTGGCCGCGCGGAAGCGAAGATCGCACGTGCTGGTTTTCGAGCGGCAGCCTGCTGATCGATGTGGCGTCGGGCGGGGACCGGGTCGAGTGTGCCCGCACGGTTCGCGGGAGACACCTGGCCGCGCGTTCCACGCGGCCGTCCCGCTCGCTCAAGCCCCATGGTCTGCCAGCACGTAATGGCTCCGTCCCCCATCGACGAGCATCAGGGGGTGACGCCGGACCGGGAAGTGTGTTAAATTGCATCGTCACAACCACATACGGTGCGCGTCGACCTCCCGAACCCGAAGGAAGGAGCCCGAATGAAGATCTTGCGCGTTCTTTCCGCGGCTGCGGTCGCCGGCACGCTCGCAACCGCTCCGGCCCATGCGGTGGAGCCCACGCTGCGCGGCTCGCCCTCGTCCATGGTGCGCCAGCACGAGGTGGCCAGGGCCAGCGACTACTCGTTCCTGCGCGACGCCGCCGAGGTCAAGCGCCTGGCCGACGCGGGCTACCTGCAGCGCGTGAAGCCGACGGACGACTTTCGCCTGGCCAACGTGTCGCACCCGTACGCCCGGCCTGAGGTGGTCACCTTCATCGAGCGGCTGAGCGCGCAGTACCGCGACGCCTGCAGCGAG includes the following:
- a CDS encoding glutamate--tRNA ligase family protein, with amino-acid sequence MSRDSSADGRSPAEAFAAREGLDFIRSIVADDIRAGKYESIVTRFPPEPNGYLHIGHAKSIVLNYGIARETGGRFNLRFDDTNPETEDVSYVESIVDTVRWLGADFGGEVLHAADYFDDMYRFAEFLVTRGLAYVDSSSDEEIREARGTVTEPGRPTAFRDRSVEENLDLFRRMKAGEFPDGSHVLRAKIDLSSPNMLLRDPLLYRIRH